The following proteins are encoded in a genomic region of Thiomonas sp. X19:
- a CDS encoding ABC transporter permease yields the protein MWARIVALVIKEFLALLRDKASRFVLIGPPVIQLLVFSCAASFDLNHIPYAVYNQDAGFASRELLARFTGSSTFEQVATVRDEARIAPLIDDKAALLVLRIGPHFTRDLLAHRPAKVQILIDGRDSNTASLALNDASGVLLAFNQHWAATHGWQAPPARLDIRPWFNPNLLSRWFIVPGLVALLTLVVTLLVTGLSVAREREMGTFDQLLVTPMRPAEILLGKAIPGLIIGGLEGAFIALMAVAWFHVPFVGSVLALALGMFFFLLAAIGIGLMISSLAVTQQQGLLGVFLFMVPSIILSGFATPIANMPEAVQMLTTINPLRYLLVIVRGVFLEGSGVSALASQYWPLALIGLASMTAAAWLFRHRSS from the coding sequence ATGTGGGCCCGCATCGTCGCGCTTGTCATCAAGGAGTTTCTCGCCCTGCTGCGCGACAAGGCCAGCCGCTTCGTGCTGATCGGCCCGCCGGTGATCCAGCTCCTGGTGTTCAGCTGTGCCGCGAGCTTCGACCTCAACCACATCCCCTATGCGGTGTACAACCAGGACGCGGGCTTTGCCTCGCGCGAACTGCTGGCGCGCTTCACCGGCTCGTCCACCTTCGAGCAGGTGGCCACGGTGCGCGACGAGGCGCGGATCGCGCCGCTGATCGACGACAAGGCGGCGCTGCTGGTGTTGCGCATCGGGCCGCATTTCACGCGTGATCTGCTCGCCCATCGCCCGGCCAAGGTGCAGATCCTGATCGACGGGCGCGACTCCAACACGGCCTCGCTTGCGCTCAATGACGCAAGCGGCGTGCTGCTGGCCTTCAACCAGCATTGGGCCGCAACCCATGGCTGGCAGGCGCCGCCGGCCCGACTCGACATTCGCCCCTGGTTCAACCCCAACCTGCTGTCGCGCTGGTTCATCGTGCCGGGCCTCGTCGCCCTGCTCACCCTGGTGGTGACGCTGCTGGTCACCGGGCTTTCGGTGGCGCGGGAGCGCGAGATGGGCACCTTCGACCAGTTGCTGGTCACGCCCATGCGCCCGGCCGAAATCCTGCTGGGCAAGGCCATTCCGGGTTTGATCATCGGCGGCCTGGAGGGGGCGTTCATCGCGCTGATGGCGGTGGCCTGGTTCCATGTGCCCTTCGTCGGCAGCGTGCTGGCGCTGGCCCTGGGCATGTTCTTTTTTCTGTTGGCGGCGATCGGCATCGGGCTGATGATCTCCTCGCTTGCCGTGACCCAGCAGCAGGGCCTGCTCGGCGTGTTCCTGTTCATGGTGCCGTCCATCATCCTGTCCGGCTTCGCCACGCCGATTGCCAACATGCCCGAGGCGGTGCAGATGCTCACCACCATCAATCCGCTGCGCTATCTCCTCGTCATCGTGCGCGGGGTGTTTCTGGAGGGAAGCGGGGTGAGTGCCCTGGCATCGCAGTACTGGCCGCTGGCGCTCATCGGCCTGGCCAGCATGACGGCTGCGGCGTGGCTGTTCCGGCACCGCAGCAGTTGA
- a CDS encoding ATP-binding cassette domain-containing protein — MPAQDDAVEPPALVLEAVHKHFRQGRRQVQALKGLSARIAAGGVTGLLGPDGAGKTTLMRLAAGLLLPDAGHVRVLGRDTRQEAATIQQDLGYMPQRFGLYEDLTVQENLDLYADLQGLDAAQRNARFVELLRLTALGPFGQRRAGALSGGMKQKLGLACALLRAPRLLLLDEPTVGVDPISRRELWSIIKNLRAQDVTVLVSTAYLDEAELCDDILLLHEGELLAQQPPAAFEAPLAGRCYMVRHAGLRRRPLQAALQARAGVLDALVQAEGVRVVVEGRAPLAQGGEDWQPAPPRFEDAFVSLLRKAEPELVPDAALQASRPSPAGERGGCQQSAVDAAPVIEVQELRRFFGSFEAVKGISFSVRRGEVFGLLGANGAGKSTTFRMLCGLLPASSGSLRVAGVDLRRASAAARGRIGYVSQKFALYGNLSVAQNLSFFASAYGLRGARRQQRLDWARREFELGAYAEASAADLPLGYKQRLALACALLHQPSILFLDEPTSGVDPLARREFWQRINLLAEAGVTVMITTHFMEEAEYCDHLVLMSLGEILAFGTPQEIRGKVKTEAMPVPSMEDAFIGLIQAHEAQVRRAA, encoded by the coding sequence ATGCCTGCGCAGGATGATGCGGTCGAGCCGCCCGCCCTCGTGCTGGAGGCCGTGCACAAGCACTTCCGCCAGGGCAGGCGGCAGGTCCAAGCGCTGAAGGGCCTGAGCGCGCGCATCGCCGCCGGGGGCGTCACCGGCCTGCTCGGCCCGGACGGCGCGGGCAAGACCACCTTGATGCGCCTGGCCGCCGGGCTGCTGCTGCCGGACGCTGGCCATGTGCGGGTGCTGGGCCGCGACACGCGGCAGGAGGCTGCGACGATCCAGCAGGACCTCGGCTACATGCCGCAACGCTTCGGCCTGTACGAGGATCTCACGGTGCAGGAGAACCTCGATCTTTATGCCGATCTGCAAGGCCTGGACGCGGCGCAGCGCAACGCGCGCTTCGTCGAGCTGCTGCGCCTGACCGCGCTCGGACCGTTCGGCCAGCGCCGCGCCGGCGCGCTCTCGGGCGGCATGAAGCAAAAGCTGGGGCTGGCCTGCGCCTTGCTGCGCGCGCCGCGCCTGCTCCTGCTCGACGAGCCGACGGTGGGGGTCGACCCCATCTCGCGGCGTGAGTTGTGGAGCATCATCAAGAACCTGCGCGCGCAGGATGTGACGGTGCTGGTCAGCACGGCCTACCTGGACGAGGCCGAGCTGTGCGACGACATCCTGCTGCTGCATGAAGGCGAGCTGCTGGCGCAGCAGCCCCCGGCGGCCTTCGAGGCGCCGCTGGCCGGGCGCTGCTACATGGTGCGCCACGCCGGGCTGCGCAGGCGGCCATTGCAGGCCGCGCTGCAGGCACGCGCCGGCGTGCTGGACGCGCTGGTGCAGGCCGAAGGCGTGCGCGTAGTGGTGGAGGGGCGGGCGCCCTTGGCGCAGGGCGGCGAAGACTGGCAGCCGGCGCCCCCGCGCTTCGAGGATGCCTTCGTCAGCCTGTTGCGCAAGGCGGAGCCCGAGCTTGTGCCGGATGCCGCACTCCAGGCCTCCCGCCCCAGCCCTGCCGGTGAACGGGGAGGGTGCCAACAGTCGGCCGTGGATGCAGCGCCGGTGATCGAGGTGCAGGAATTGCGCCGCTTTTTCGGCAGCTTCGAGGCCGTCAAGGGCATCAGCTTTTCGGTGCGGCGTGGGGAGGTGTTCGGCCTGCTCGGCGCCAACGGCGCCGGCAAGAGCACCACGTTTCGCATGCTCTGCGGCCTGTTGCCGGCAAGCTCGGGCAGCCTGCGCGTGGCCGGGGTCGATTTGCGCCGCGCCTCGGCTGCGGCGCGTGGGCGCATCGGCTATGTGTCGCAGAAGTTCGCGCTCTACGGCAACCTGAGCGTGGCGCAGAACCTGAGCTTTTTCGCTTCGGCCTACGGGCTGCGCGGCGCGCGGCGTCAGCAACGGCTGGACTGGGCGCGGCGCGAGTTCGAACTCGGCGCCTACGCCGAGGCCAGCGCCGCCGATTTGCCGCTGGGCTACAAGCAGCGCCTGGCGCTGGCCTGCGCGCTGCTGCACCAGCCGTCCATCCTGTTCCTGGACGAGCCCACCTCGGGCGTGGACCCCTTGGCGCGGCGCGAGTTCTGGCAGCGCATCAACCTGCTGGCCGAAGCGGGCGTGACGGTGATGATCACCACCCACTTCATGGAGGAGGCCGAGTACTGCGACCATTTGGTGCTGATGTCGCTGGGCGAGATCCTGGCCTTCGGCACACCGCAGGAGATTCGCGGCAAGGTCAAAACCGAGGCGATGCCCGTCCCCAGCATGGAAGATGCCTTCATCGGCCTGATTCAGGCGCACGAGGCGCAGGTCCGGAGGGCGGCATGA
- a CDS encoding ABC transporter permease, whose translation MKRMRLRGLVRKEFLQILRDPSAIAIAFVMPVVLLLLFGYGVSLDAHHVPLAVVVDQPSAQTSAFVGGLERSDYFAPRRYPDIMAARHALMRRQVSGIVWLRGNFARKLLSGQTAPIAVWVDGVDANSARILEGYLQGMWQNWLRLQAEQAGQPLAIPVVAEERIWFNPAVRSRDFLVPGLIAVIMTLIGALLTALVVAREWERGTMEALMASPVTMGEILLGKLMPYFIMGMGGMLLSVAMAVWQFGVPLRGSLWLLVLCSALFLLVALGMGLLISTLAKSQFVAAQVAVIVTFLPAFILSGFMFDIDSMPAVIQGITHVVAARYYVAILQTVFLAGNVWPVVLSNSAALAVMALLFLGIAWRKSRKRLD comes from the coding sequence ATGAAGCGCATGCGTCTGCGTGGACTGGTGCGCAAGGAGTTCCTGCAAATCCTGCGCGACCCCTCGGCCATCGCCATCGCTTTCGTCATGCCGGTGGTGTTGCTGCTGCTGTTCGGCTACGGCGTGTCGCTGGACGCGCACCACGTGCCGTTGGCGGTGGTGGTCGACCAGCCCTCGGCGCAAACCAGCGCCTTCGTCGGCGGGCTCGAGCGGTCGGACTATTTCGCCCCGCGCCGCTATCCCGACATCATGGCCGCGCGCCATGCGCTGATGCGGCGGCAGGTTTCGGGCATCGTCTGGCTGCGCGGGAACTTCGCGCGCAAGCTGCTTTCCGGCCAGACCGCGCCCATCGCGGTGTGGGTGGACGGGGTGGATGCGAACAGCGCGCGCATCCTCGAAGGCTATCTGCAGGGCATGTGGCAGAACTGGCTGCGGTTGCAGGCCGAGCAGGCGGGCCAGCCGCTCGCCATTCCGGTGGTGGCCGAGGAGCGCATCTGGTTCAACCCGGCGGTGCGCAGCCGCGATTTTCTGGTCCCCGGACTGATCGCGGTGATCATGACCCTGATCGGCGCCTTGCTCACCGCGCTGGTGGTGGCGCGCGAGTGGGAACGCGGCACCATGGAGGCGCTGATGGCAAGCCCCGTGACCATGGGCGAGATCCTGCTCGGCAAGCTCATGCCCTACTTCATCATGGGCATGGGCGGCATGCTGCTGTCGGTGGCGATGGCGGTCTGGCAGTTCGGCGTGCCCCTGCGCGGCAGCCTGTGGCTGCTGGTGCTGTGCTCCGCGCTGTTCCTGCTGGTGGCGCTGGGCATGGGGCTGCTGATATCGACCCTGGCGAAAAGCCAGTTCGTCGCGGCGCAGGTCGCAGTGATCGTCACCTTCCTGCCGGCCTTCATCCTCTCCGGCTTCATGTTCGACATCGACTCCATGCCCGCCGTGATCCAGGGCATCACCCACGTCGTCGCGGCGCGGTACTACGTGGCCATCTTGCAGACCGTGTTTCTCGCCGGCAACGTGTGGCCGGTGGTGCTGAGCAACAGCGCGGCCCTGGCGGTGATGGCGCTGCTGTTCCTCGGCATCGCCTGGCGCAAGTCGCGCAAGAGGCTGGATTGA
- a CDS encoding efflux RND transporter periplasmic adaptor subunit, with the protein MKNKRLSVLVLAIVLIAAGAAAYWALHRPKAQTQTLTLYGNIDIRQVQLAFNDAGRIARLRVQEGDTVHKNQPVAQLDPARFQDVVNRAQAALLAQQNILAKLRAGSRPQEIAGARAGVDAAQAALQNAQGTYKRQQTLVDADFLPRQTLDNAAQALKTAKADAQRAQQALSLALQGPRKEDIAAAQAQAQADQAALALARRELADTELRAPEAGVVENRILEEGDMAAPQTPVMTLALNNPVWARAYVPERELGRLAPGMRARIFSDSFPGQAFDGWVGFISPTAEFTPKSVQTTELRAELVYRVRVYACNPQGRLRLGMPVTVEVPLRDNAPQQVPRHACAG; encoded by the coding sequence ATGAAAAACAAGCGCCTTTCCGTGCTGGTTCTCGCCATCGTCCTCATCGCTGCGGGTGCCGCGGCCTATTGGGCGCTGCACCGCCCCAAGGCGCAAACCCAGACCCTGACGCTCTACGGCAACATCGACATCAGGCAGGTCCAGCTGGCGTTCAACGATGCCGGCCGCATCGCCAGATTGCGGGTGCAGGAAGGCGACACGGTGCACAAGAATCAGCCTGTCGCCCAGCTCGATCCGGCGCGTTTCCAGGACGTGGTGAACCGTGCCCAGGCGGCGCTGCTGGCCCAGCAAAACATCCTGGCCAAACTGCGCGCGGGCAGCCGGCCGCAGGAGATCGCCGGAGCGCGCGCCGGGGTCGATGCCGCGCAGGCCGCCCTGCAGAACGCGCAGGGCACCTACAAACGGCAGCAAACCCTGGTCGATGCTGACTTCCTCCCCAGGCAAACGCTGGACAACGCCGCCCAGGCGCTCAAGACCGCCAAGGCCGATGCGCAACGCGCGCAGCAGGCCCTGAGCCTGGCGCTGCAAGGCCCGCGCAAGGAGGACATCGCGGCCGCGCAGGCCCAGGCGCAGGCCGACCAGGCCGCGCTGGCCCTGGCGCGGCGCGAGCTGGCCGACACCGAACTGCGCGCGCCCGAGGCCGGCGTGGTGGAAAACCGCATCCTGGAGGAAGGCGACATGGCCGCGCCGCAAACCCCGGTGATGACCCTCGCGTTGAACAACCCGGTGTGGGCGCGCGCCTACGTGCCCGAGCGTGAGCTGGGCAGGCTGGCCCCTGGCATGCGCGCACGCATTTTCAGCGACAGTTTCCCGGGGCAGGCTTTCGACGGCTGGGTCGGCTTCATCTCGCCTACCGCCGAGTTCACGCCCAAGTCCGTGCAGACCACTGAGTTGCGCGCCGAACTGGTCTATCGCGTGCGGGTGTATGCCTGCAATCCGCAGGGCAGGCTGCGTCTGGGCATGCCGGTGACGGTGGAGGTTCCCCTGCGCGACAACGCTCCGCAACAAGTCCCGCGACATGCCTGCGCAGGATGA